The following proteins are co-located in the Maridesulfovibrio sp. genome:
- a CDS encoding bifunctional nuclease family protein: MVEMQVYGLAVENDTESPVLVLKSEELGMVLPIWIGAMEAMAISMVLNEVSFPRPMTHDLLLSTIVTFGGELVSVDIVDIEKGTFYAEIMVRKDGEMVAIDSRPSDAVALAVRADCPVRVSQKVLDVAGTRDIEEKVEEKSGWEEDLEGLSPDDFKYKM; this comes from the coding sequence ATGGTAGAAATGCAGGTTTACGGTCTGGCGGTGGAAAATGATACCGAGAGCCCGGTTTTGGTCTTGAAAAGTGAGGAACTGGGCATGGTCCTGCCTATTTGGATAGGGGCCATGGAGGCTATGGCAATTTCCATGGTACTTAATGAAGTTTCTTTTCCCAGACCTATGACCCATGATCTGCTTTTATCCACCATCGTCACTTTTGGCGGTGAACTCGTGTCCGTTGATATTGTTGATATCGAGAAGGGAACTTTTTATGCTGAAATCATGGTCCGTAAGGATGGTGAGATGGTGGCTATTGATTCCCGCCCTTCGGACGCAGTGGCCCTTGCTGTTCGTGCCGACTGTCCGGTGCGTGTAAGCCAAAAGGTTCTTGATGTAGCCGGAACGAGAGATATTGAAGAAAAAGTTGAGGAAAAGTCCGGCTGGGAAGAAGATCTCGAAGGACTTTCCCCTGATGACTTTAAATATAAAATGTAG
- a CDS encoding histidinol phosphate phosphatase domain-containing protein — protein MIDFHTHTVFSDGELIPAELARRAKVAGYRALAMTDHADSSNIDIILENIRRFAKKHGHYFDIDVFAGVELTHVPAGLIGEMAEHARKSGAQIVVVHGETIVEPVAEGTNLAAIEAKVDVLAHPGLITDVEVKLAAEYGVCLEITTRKGHSLTNGHVAALARKHGAKLVINNDAHAPGDLVGLEMRRKIALGAGLSLEEYAQAEENSRELVQKIMKRS, from the coding sequence ATGATAGATTTTCATACTCATACTGTTTTCAGTGATGGGGAGCTTATCCCTGCGGAATTGGCAAGGCGGGCTAAAGTTGCGGGGTACCGCGCATTGGCTATGACCGATCATGCCGATTCCAGTAATATTGATATTATTCTTGAAAATATTCGCAGATTTGCAAAGAAACACGGTCACTATTTTGATATTGATGTCTTTGCCGGAGTTGAGCTTACTCATGTCCCTGCGGGGCTGATTGGCGAAATGGCTGAGCATGCCCGTAAGTCCGGTGCCCAGATTGTGGTTGTGCATGGTGAAACCATTGTGGAGCCTGTCGCCGAAGGGACAAACCTCGCTGCAATTGAGGCCAAGGTAGATGTGCTGGCTCATCCCGGCTTGATTACCGACGTGGAAGTAAAGCTGGCTGCTGAGTATGGAGTCTGTCTGGAAATTACCACCCGCAAGGGACACAGCCTGACCAACGGGCATGTGGCTGCTCTGGCGCGCAAGCACGGGGCCAAGCTGGTTATCAATAACGATGCCCACGCTCCCGGCGATCTGGTTGGGCTTGAAATGCGTCGAAAGATTGCCCTTGGCGCGGGGCTCAGCCTTGAAGAATACGCTCAGGCCGAGGAAAATTCCCGTGAGCTGGTTCAGAAAATAATGAAACGTTCATAG